A window of Trueperaceae bacterium contains these coding sequences:
- a CDS encoding ElyC/SanA/YdcF family protein, which translates to MFDIWWLLQPGSLMAICLLLALMALAVRAQRLAVLFAGAALLLVAVPTTFDVAGRLAWELERRVERPEPMPAEVEGILVLGGAVEWRTSRERGQLNLNESAERLMAAAALARRYPDARLALTGVYREDIESDFVASPRDSSLIFGEEYRGREIEFIGESRSTYEDALLALERLRPRAGETWLLVTSAMHMPRALATFRNLGWTLTPYPVDYRTAGEPPLLNPDPQPAESLAALDEVVREWGAVLVYARLGRIGWP; encoded by the coding sequence ATGTTCGATATCTGGTGGTTGCTCCAGCCCGGTAGCCTCATGGCCATCTGCCTGCTGCTCGCGCTGATGGCGCTGGCCGTGCGGGCACAGCGGCTCGCCGTTCTGTTCGCCGGAGCCGCGCTGCTGCTGGTGGCCGTGCCCACCACCTTCGACGTGGCCGGCCGGCTCGCCTGGGAGCTCGAGCGCCGAGTAGAGCGCCCCGAGCCGATGCCGGCGGAGGTCGAAGGCATCCTCGTGCTTGGCGGGGCGGTCGAGTGGCGGACGAGCCGCGAACGCGGTCAACTCAACCTGAACGAGTCGGCAGAGAGGCTGATGGCGGCGGCCGCTCTGGCGCGCCGTTACCCGGACGCTCGGCTGGCGCTCACAGGCGTCTACCGCGAGGACATCGAGAGCGATTTCGTCGCGAGCCCGCGGGATTCGAGTCTGATCTTCGGCGAGGAGTACCGGGGCCGCGAGATAGAGTTCATCGGCGAGTCGCGCAGTACCTACGAGGACGCTCTGCTGGCTCTGGAGCGGTTGCGGCCGAGGGCCGGGGAGACCTGGCTGCTGGTCACCAGCGCGATGCACATGCCGCGCGCACTGGCGACCTTCCGCAACCTCGGCTGGACTCTCACCCCATATCCGGTCGACTACCGTACCGCCGGTGAGCCTCCGCTGCTCAACCCCGACCCGCAACCTGCCGAGTCACTCGCGGCATTGGACGAGGTGGTGCGCGAGTGGGGCGCGGTGCTCGTCTACGCTCGTCTCGGTCGCATCGGCTGGCCGTGA
- a CDS encoding aspartate-semialdehyde dehydrogenase — MRVAIVGATGAVGQELLTLLAERQFPIDSLRLYASERSAGRRMRFADGEVTIEALPAHGNLEADIVFSSAGGSISKEHAWNWARNGGVVVDNTSAWRMDDRVPLVVPEINGEAALEHQGIIANPNCSTIIALMALAPLHRAFGLERATVATYQAVSGSGAAGIDELDRQSRAVLNGEEAQPRKFRHPIAFNLFSHDSDVGEDGYNVEERKLLLESRKILSCPALAISATCVRVPVFRAHSEAIHAEFSRPVTVAEARRVLSSAPGVRIVDEPEENRFPMPSEASGKDEVLVGRLREDASRPGALALFVAGDQIRKGAALNAVQIGELLVEQGVSAPAVG, encoded by the coding sequence ATGCGGGTAGCAATCGTAGGAGCAACCGGAGCCGTTGGCCAGGAGCTGTTGACGCTGCTGGCGGAGCGGCAGTTCCCGATCGACTCGTTGCGCCTCTACGCATCCGAACGGTCGGCCGGCAGGCGGATGCGGTTCGCGGACGGCGAGGTGACGATCGAGGCGTTGCCCGCGCACGGGAACCTGGAGGCCGACATCGTCTTCTCCTCGGCCGGCGGGAGCATCTCCAAGGAACACGCCTGGAACTGGGCTCGCAACGGAGGCGTGGTGGTGGACAACACCAGCGCCTGGCGCATGGACGATCGCGTTCCGCTGGTAGTGCCCGAGATAAACGGTGAGGCAGCGCTCGAGCACCAGGGGATCATCGCCAACCCGAACTGCTCGACCATCATCGCGCTCATGGCGCTCGCCCCGCTGCACCGCGCCTTCGGCCTCGAACGAGCGACGGTGGCGACTTACCAGGCCGTGTCGGGATCTGGAGCGGCCGGGATAGACGAACTCGACCGGCAGAGCCGCGCCGTGCTGAACGGCGAGGAGGCCCAACCGAGGAAGTTCCGCCACCCGATCGCCTTCAACCTCTTCAGCCACGACAGTGACGTGGGCGAGGACGGCTACAACGTCGAGGAGCGCAAGTTGCTGCTCGAGTCGCGCAAGATCCTGAGTTGTCCCGCTCTGGCGATAAGCGCGACCTGCGTGCGTGTCCCGGTCTTCCGCGCTCACAGCGAGGCGATCCATGCCGAGTTCTCGCGGCCCGTCACGGTGGCAGAGGCGCGTCGCGTGCTGTCGTCCGCGCCCGGAGTGCGGATCGTCGACGAACCCGAAGAGAACCGCTTCCCAATGCCCTCCGAAGCCAGCGGCAAGGACGAGGTGCTGGTGGGCCGACTCCGCGAGGACGCCAGCAGGCCCGGCGCCCTGGCGCTGTTCGTGGCCGGTGACCAGATCCGCAAGGGCGCAGCCTTGAACGCGGTCCAGATCGGCGAGCTCCTGGTAGAGCAGGGCGTTAGCGCCCCCGCCGTTGGCTAG
- a CDS encoding helix-turn-helix transcriptional regulator, producing MNDDIRRAVRVELARRDLQQKDLADLTGLSPQHVSELLRGRSGNLAEGWEKIFKALHLKLTAVPDDQEHG from the coding sequence GTGAACGACGATATTCGAAGGGCTGTCCGGGTCGAGCTTGCTCGTCGAGACCTTCAGCAAAAAGACTTGGCTGATCTAACAGGCTTGTCTCCCCAACATGTAAGCGAACTGCTGCGGGGCCGGAGTGGAAACCTCGCGGAGGGCTGGGAGAAGATATTCAAGGCGCTGCATCTCAAGCTGACGGCGGTACCTGACGATCAGGAGCACGGCTAG
- a CDS encoding YifB family Mg chelatase-like AAA ATPase codes for MLAHATSAALQGIDAFEVRVEANIANGLPHLQIVGLPGAAVQESRERVRAALQNAGLPFPMRRVVINLAPADVRKEGPAFDLPMALVLLLAQRALPPDSLAGTITIGELALDGVLRPVRGAVSIAILANQSHARRIIVPPANAGEVAAVCDAEVVAPRTLAHAVSFLRGNGALSRILPPPPERAPPGPDLVDVKGQLGAKRALEVAAAGGHNLLMTGPPGAGKTMLATRLPGLLPDLTRAESIETTRIHSAAGLPATGLLSRPPFRRPHHTVSYAGLIGGGATPRPGEVSLAQNGVLFLDEFGEFNRAALETLRQPLEDGLVTISRARGSLTFPARFLLVASRNPCPW; via the coding sequence ATGCTCGCACACGCCACTTCAGCGGCGCTCCAAGGCATCGACGCGTTCGAGGTGCGGGTGGAGGCAAACATCGCCAACGGCCTGCCGCACCTGCAGATCGTGGGGCTCCCGGGCGCGGCCGTTCAGGAGTCCCGAGAGCGGGTGCGGGCAGCTCTGCAGAACGCCGGCCTGCCCTTCCCCATGCGCCGCGTCGTGATCAACCTGGCGCCGGCCGATGTACGCAAGGAGGGCCCCGCATTCGACCTGCCGATGGCGCTCGTCCTGCTGCTGGCCCAGCGCGCCCTCCCACCCGACTCGCTGGCCGGCACCATCACCATCGGCGAACTGGCCCTCGACGGCGTGTTGCGGCCCGTCAGAGGGGCGGTGAGCATAGCCATCCTGGCGAATCAGTCGCACGCCAGGCGCATCATCGTGCCGCCGGCCAATGCCGGGGAAGTAGCCGCAGTGTGCGATGCCGAGGTGGTAGCACCGAGGACGCTGGCGCACGCCGTCTCGTTCCTGCGCGGGAACGGCGCTCTAAGCAGGATCCTCCCGCCGCCACCGGAACGCGCTCCCCCGGGGCCCGACCTGGTCGATGTGAAGGGCCAGTTGGGGGCCAAGAGGGCGCTTGAGGTGGCCGCCGCCGGAGGTCACAACCTCCTGATGACCGGTCCTCCCGGCGCCGGCAAGACGATGCTCGCCACACGCCTACCGGGCCTGCTTCCCGACCTGACGCGCGCGGAGTCGATAGAGACGACCAGGATCCACTCGGCGGCCGGGCTACCGGCAACTGGGCTCCTGTCCCGACCGCCCTTCCGGCGACCTCACCACACCGTCTCGTACGCCGGGCTCATCGGAGGCGGGGCGACCCCGAGGCCCGGCGAGGTGAGCCTGGCCCAGAACGGCGTCCTCTTCCTCGATGAATTCGGAGAGTTCAACCGCGCCGCGCTCGAGACGTTGCGACAACCGCTGGAGGACGGACTCGTGACCATCAGCCGCGCTCGCGGCAGCCTCACCTTCCCTGCCCGCTTCCTCCTCGTGGCCAGCCGCAATCCGTGCCCATGGTGA
- a CDS encoding DegV family protein — MKLAIVTDSTCDLSADELSRLDVRRVPLYVSFRGETYRDWLELTPKEIIEGVQAGADLPTTSQPSPQDFEAAYEEAKAAGAEEILCITISSDLSGTFQSANLAKGSVGIPVTLFDSRAASIGLGEMVKKAAALRDSGASTEEIVRALESIRDSNMPLFTVATLDFLQKGGRIGRAAALMGGLLNIKPILSLENGKIVPLGRARGNKKALAELVNQVRKHRERFPGKLVVNFLHVQDPEAAEQVRAALEREGIRYEGGQVYEIGAVVASHVGPGTYGLYMHAEPAER, encoded by the coding sequence ATGAAACTTGCCATCGTCACCGACTCCACCTGCGACCTGAGCGCCGACGAGCTGTCGAGGCTCGACGTCAGGAGGGTTCCGCTCTACGTGAGCTTCAGGGGGGAGACCTATCGGGACTGGCTCGAGCTCACTCCGAAGGAGATCATCGAGGGCGTTCAGGCGGGGGCCGACCTTCCCACCACCAGCCAGCCCAGCCCACAGGATTTCGAGGCGGCCTACGAGGAGGCGAAAGCGGCCGGGGCCGAGGAGATCCTCTGCATCACGATCAGCTCCGACCTCTCGGGCACTTTCCAGTCGGCCAATCTGGCGAAGGGTTCCGTCGGCATACCGGTCACGCTCTTCGACAGCCGAGCGGCCAGCATCGGCCTGGGCGAGATGGTGAAGAAAGCCGCCGCGCTTCGCGATTCGGGCGCCTCCACCGAAGAGATCGTTCGAGCGCTGGAGTCGATCCGCGACAGCAACATGCCGCTCTTCACCGTCGCTACCCTCGATTTCCTGCAGAAGGGCGGTCGGATCGGACGGGCGGCAGCGCTGATGGGCGGGCTCCTCAACATCAAACCGATCCTGTCGCTCGAGAACGGGAAGATCGTTCCCCTCGGTCGGGCCAGAGGTAACAAGAAGGCGCTGGCCGAGCTCGTCAACCAGGTGCGTAAGCACCGGGAGCGCTTCCCGGGGAAGCTCGTCGTCAACTTCCTGCACGTGCAGGATCCGGAGGCCGCCGAGCAGGTGCGGGCGGCGCTCGAGCGCGAAGGGATCAGGTACGAGGGGGGTCAGGTCTACGAGATCGGCGCCGTCGTCGCCTCCCACGTGGGTCCGGGGACCTACGGACTCTACATGCACGCCGAGCCGGCCGAGCGCTGA
- a CDS encoding recombinase family protein, whose protein sequence is MPGRYIVYTRNSTVDQRDNTSPAVQTDQCRRYADSQGWEEAAEPVYDNISGTTSERPGLTQIREAIEARDVDVVLFSTVDRIARERKALEAILEDIFKRGGTVAVADMRSEFKSLEDFLDETIFYNAFAEHERRKTLRRSADATAAILQKGGWVVKTIFGYQLEPKLIDGIKVKMPGILDHQAEAVKLIYRLTAAGQPYYQITKRLNADGFEPRTRTGEGWAASTVNRILDHGMMYAGEPFERRIHVRGKPHVVTYKYPAILTREQVQAALEVRVLGRARDPSPFRKLIRCSGCGAYVGPSSVKETNGRRQHILSCASYRRLSTYKYLRRPTRFSVCKYSVSDGKIRDAVLEWLERTVFYEEDGDFENRLRNELIALVLRDTRATSQLDQLEEQLSLLVEEQDKIARNFASLEPDQFESVLSVLNDRLTRLDQQRSELEQEIGEVQAKQRTGRAALDRLGVEPVELQVDPKLEEEPDYNALVEDGIVSRAEEHVEGLMGRLETLKESLKGDDWKSVNAIMHELGLGIFVDHRIKNREERWASIHVDFDPAKFTMGTDCGWPRGGSGQGR, encoded by the coding sequence ATGCCGGGTCGCTACATCGTCTACACCCGAAACTCGACAGTAGATCAGAGGGACAACACTTCTCCGGCCGTTCAAACCGATCAATGCCGTCGGTACGCCGACTCTCAGGGATGGGAGGAGGCTGCTGAGCCGGTCTATGACAACATCTCCGGGACCACCTCAGAGCGACCAGGACTAACCCAGATACGCGAGGCCATAGAAGCTCGCGATGTGGATGTCGTTCTCTTTAGTACCGTCGACCGAATCGCCAGAGAGCGAAAGGCACTGGAGGCGATTCTCGAAGACATCTTCAAGCGCGGGGGCACTGTTGCAGTCGCCGACATGCGCTCTGAGTTCAAGTCTCTCGAAGACTTCCTCGACGAGACGATCTTCTACAACGCATTCGCCGAGCACGAACGCAGGAAGACGCTCAGGCGCTCAGCAGACGCCACCGCCGCCATCCTGCAAAAGGGCGGCTGGGTCGTAAAGACCATTTTCGGCTATCAACTTGAACCGAAGTTGATAGACGGCATCAAGGTAAAGATGCCTGGCATCCTTGACCACCAAGCCGAGGCGGTGAAGCTGATATATCGGCTTACCGCTGCCGGACAGCCCTACTATCAGATCACTAAGAGGTTGAACGCTGATGGTTTCGAGCCGAGGACTCGAACCGGCGAAGGATGGGCAGCCTCGACTGTCAACCGAATCCTCGACCACGGAATGATGTATGCGGGTGAGCCGTTCGAGCGCCGGATTCATGTGCGCGGCAAGCCTCATGTAGTTACGTACAAGTACCCAGCCATTCTTACCCGTGAACAAGTCCAGGCCGCATTAGAGGTTCGAGTTCTCGGCCGGGCTCGCGACCCTTCACCGTTCCGTAAGCTCATCCGTTGCTCCGGCTGCGGCGCATACGTTGGACCAAGCAGCGTAAAGGAAACCAACGGTAGGCGTCAGCACATCCTCTCCTGCGCCTCATATCGGCGCCTGAGCACCTATAAGTACCTGCGCAGGCCGACAAGGTTCTCAGTCTGCAAATACAGCGTCAGTGATGGCAAGATTCGCGATGCCGTGCTGGAGTGGCTAGAGCGCACGGTCTTCTACGAAGAAGATGGCGACTTCGAGAACCGGCTGCGAAACGAGCTGATCGCCCTGGTCCTTCGTGACACCCGAGCCACGAGCCAACTTGATCAGTTGGAAGAACAGTTGTCGTTACTAGTGGAAGAGCAAGACAAGATAGCCAGGAACTTCGCCAGCTTAGAACCGGATCAGTTTGAAAGCGTCCTTTCGGTCCTAAACGACCGACTGACCCGGCTCGATCAGCAGCGCTCGGAGTTGGAGCAGGAGATTGGCGAGGTACAAGCGAAGCAGCGAACCGGAAGAGCTGCGCTTGACCGACTCGGGGTGGAGCCGGTGGAGTTGCAAGTCGACCCCAAGCTGGAGGAGGAGCCCGATTACAACGCCCTCGTCGAGGACGGAATTGTCAGTAGAGCCGAGGAGCACGTCGAGGGCCTTATGGGAAGGCTGGAGACACTGAAGGAGTCACTGAAGGGCGACGATTGGAAATCGGTGAACGCGATCATGCACGAACTCGGGCTGGGAATATTCGTCGATCATCGCATCAAGAACAGGGAAGAGCGCTGGGCGAGCATCCACGTTGACTTTGACCCTGCTAAATTCACCATGGGCACGGATTGCGGCTGGCCACGAGGAGGAAGCGGGCAGGGAAGGTGA
- the proB gene encoding glutamate 5-kinase has protein sequence MPATFPVPEPGRLPTGTSWRRVVVKVGTSSLTDDTGRISLPKLWALGRGLQVLCSAHGCKPVVVSSGAGAAGRERLGLKLPLTLPEKQVAATVGQALLMLDWARALAPSPVAQMLLTAEDVQDRERYVNAKHALEASLKLGVIPVINENDSVATAEIRLGDNDTLAAWTAYLVGADVLVILTDVDGLFTGDPRRSPDARRLDVVEDVDAVTHLAGKPGSDRGTGGMVTKLRAASIATRAGIETLVIGGGGEGLEALARGEVRGTRFLAGAHAPARKAWLAQQPERGSIEVDDGAVRALRSGRSLLPSGVTKVSGEFGFGDAVAIRHGDRVVGRGLCNYGADALERIRGRQTGEIAQVLGYKDFDEVIHRDNLVLTER, from the coding sequence ATGCCCGCCACGTTCCCTGTCCCGGAGCCCGGCCGTCTGCCCACCGGAACCAGCTGGCGCCGAGTCGTCGTAAAGGTGGGCACCAGTTCGCTCACGGACGATACCGGACGCATCTCACTCCCGAAACTGTGGGCTCTCGGGCGCGGTCTCCAGGTCCTCTGCTCGGCGCACGGCTGCAAACCGGTGGTCGTCTCCTCGGGGGCAGGAGCCGCGGGGCGGGAGCGGCTGGGCCTGAAGCTGCCGTTGACGCTGCCCGAGAAGCAGGTAGCTGCGACGGTGGGCCAGGCCCTCCTCATGCTCGACTGGGCCAGGGCGCTGGCTCCCTCGCCGGTAGCCCAGATGCTCCTGACGGCCGAGGACGTGCAGGACCGCGAACGTTACGTCAATGCCAAGCATGCCCTGGAGGCGTCGCTGAAACTGGGCGTCATCCCGGTCATAAACGAGAACGACAGCGTGGCCACGGCCGAGATCCGTCTGGGAGACAACGACACCCTGGCTGCCTGGACCGCCTACCTGGTGGGTGCCGACGTCCTGGTGATACTCACCGATGTCGATGGGTTATTCACGGGCGACCCTAGGCGATCTCCCGATGCGCGAAGACTCGATGTGGTGGAAGATGTCGATGCGGTAACTCACCTGGCCGGCAAGCCGGGCAGCGACAGAGGTACCGGCGGCATGGTCACCAAACTGCGGGCGGCGTCGATCGCCACTCGCGCCGGAATCGAGACCCTGGTGATAGGCGGCGGTGGCGAGGGGCTCGAGGCGCTCGCCCGCGGCGAGGTGAGGGGCACGAGGTTCCTGGCTGGTGCACATGCGCCGGCCCGAAAGGCGTGGCTGGCGCAGCAGCCGGAGAGGGGTTCGATCGAGGTCGACGACGGTGCGGTTAGGGCGCTGCGTTCGGGCAGGAGCCTGTTGCCCTCGGGCGTCACGAAAGTGAGCGGGGAGTTCGGCTTCGGGGACGCGGTCGCGATCCGTCATGGTGACAGGGTTGTGGGCCGAGGTCTCTGCAACTACGGGGCCGATGCCCTCGAACGGATCCGCGGGCGGCAAACCGGCGAGATCGCTCAGGTCCTCGGCTACAAGGACTTCGACGAAGTGATCCACCGCGACAACCTGGTGCTCACCGAACGTTGA